Within Triticum dicoccoides isolate Atlit2015 ecotype Zavitan chromosome 1B, WEW_v2.0, whole genome shotgun sequence, the genomic segment GTTTTCATCATAGCTCAGAAAGATGAAAAACTTGAATGGATATCAATGTCTAGATTCATGGATCTAATAAATGTCAAGATAGACGGTCCTTATGTTGCTGAGATTTATAGATTTTCATGTCCGCTTTTTCTTATAAATTGGACCAGCTCTCTTCTTCTTAATGAAATGCATGAATCCCTGCCTCTTTCGAGGTGTTCTCGAAAAGAAAAGTTGCTGAGATTTACCTAATACTCAGTCAACTTAGAATTAGCAAACCTGGTAGTAATTTAAATGGCATGGTTAGAGCAACCATTTCGTCCGCCACCGTCCGTTTGGAACGGCACGAACAAAAGTggaggcccaacgcgccgacccaaacccaaaacgcgtccgcgccgacgcatttgcggcccaaatttgggccccaaatgcgtcggcgcggacgcggaACGGATGCCACACGCGCTTTCTCGGTATCCGCCTCGGCCCCACCTGGCGGTCGCCCAACTACCTGTCACCTTGCCGGCCAGCTTAATTTATGAccccgggcccacgcgtcagcggcggtggtcgtccttttttaagccgatCGCGTGGCGGGGTCGTCCTCATCCACTTCCCATCCCCATCTAGGCCACACTCgctccctcgtcgccggcaagcaaaccctagccaccacagTCGTTCAAATGGGGCTCTTCTCCAATGTNNNNNNNNNNNNNNNNNNNNNNNNNNNNNNNNNNNNNNNNNNNNNNNNNNNNNNNNNNNNNNNNNNNNNNNNNNNNNNNNNNNNNNNNNNNNNNNNNNNNNNNNNNNNNNNNNNNNNNNNNNNNNNNNNNNNNNNNNNNNNNNNNNNNNNNNNNNNNNNNNNNNNNNNNNNNNNNNNNNNNNNNNNNNNNNNNNNNNNNNNNNNNNNNNNNNNNNNNNNNNNNNNNNNNNNNNNNNNNNNNNNNNNNNNNNNNNNNNNNNNNNNNNNNNNNNNNNNNNNNNNNNNNNNNNNNNNNNNNNNNNNNNNNNNNNNCGCGTGCGTCGGCTCACAGGCAGATGCAGCGGGTGAACGTGCCCGTGCACCAGGCAGAGTGGCACTGGCGTCACCGCGTGCCTCTGCCGTACCCCGACGTCATCTtgccgcacgactggcatctggatccggagaggatcccagtgccggcggcgccgcggTCGGCTAGGGCGCACGCGGAGGAGGTGCGTTGCCGGCGGGCGCTCCTGACGCCGGAGCAGCGCCACGACCAGGCCTACGACTccgactcgcccaactgggcgcgctggttcgccttcgagcacgaggatGCGAGGTAGCGGGGCGCGCGCGAGGTTGACCACAGCTTGCTGCCGCCGCCGCTCATCGTTCGCGAGGAAGACCAGGTGGCAGAGGACGcctaccaggcggcccttgcgTCCGTCTACCAGGAGAGTGAGAAGGACAAGCGACGCAGGGCGGAGGCGGCAGAAGAAGAAGAGGCTCGGTACGAGGCGGCCATGGCGCAGGCCATGGCCTCCTCCGCAGCCGGCGACTGCGTGGTGCCGCCGGTGGCCCCGTCGTtccctccccgccgcctcgccaagGTCGAACCGCAGCCGGAGCTGGAGCCCATTGAGCGCTACTCCTGGACGGGAGTAGTGCGCGAGTGGGCCAGGGCGCTGCCGGTCTGGCTGGGGGTGACGCCGGAGCAAGAGGCGGCGTACCTCGAGCACTGGCGCCAGATCAGGATGGCCGAGGAGCGCCGCGACGGCGAGTACctcgagatgctcgagcgcgacgccgaggccgagcagctcgaggccgaggaggaggcgcgccaggccgcggCGGCACTGCCAGTGCCGGCACAGCCCGCACCCGACATGACTGCGCTCTGGAACACGGCGTTCGGCTGGGTCGGTCCGGCGCCGGcgctcatcgacctcacggacCCCATGGACGACGCCGTCGCCGCCTAGAAAGCGCGTCGGCGTGTAGTTTTTAGTTTGATTTTATTTTTATTAAATGCtaatgtggacgcgtggactcCCGCCGGCCTTCATGGtcggctttaatgtttaattaatgtaTTTTCTATGTGAAATATGCACGCATTCAAAAAAGATTGCGTCGTCAAAATGTATCGCGCCAGCGTTGGGCGCACGCACCAATCTAAACACGAAAGTAGACGTTCGTGTACGTCTGACCGATTCAAATAGATAAAAAACGGATAAAATCGTAgtagtcggcccgttggagttgctcgtactactcctactagtttaCAACATCGTTCACACCAACGATGGAAAACGTGGGCAAAAGATTCCCCAAATACCCAACGAGATTTGgaatctcctcccctcccctctccgTGTGGACATATCACACCTCAGCGTTTGACCCTCGCGAGTCGACGGCGGCACCTCAACTCCCTCCCTGCCTGAATCCCCATCCATTAAAAAGAAAAGATCCACCAGACGAACGCACTCCTGCAGCCACACGCGCGCCGGCCGCCATCGCCATGACCAGCCCCATCATCCCGCGAACCTCAaccccctccctgcctgcctgaatCCATCCCCATCCATTAAAAGGATCCACCGGACGCACGCACTCCCGCAGCCGCAGCCACACGCCGCCATCGACATGACCAGCCCCATCATCCCGCGGACCGATGACGGCGGCCAGGCCGCGGCCACGAGGGTGGGCCGCCTCAACGCCGCGGTGGAGCGGTCCTGGGTGGGGCGGCGCTTCCGCCTGGCCGCGCGCGGGACCACCTTCACCACCGAGCTCCGCGCCGGCACCACCACCTTCCTCACCATGGCCTACATCCTCGCCGTCAACGCCTCCATCCTCTCCGACTCGGGCGCCACCTGCTCCGTCGACGACTGCGCCTCCCCGTCCCCCGCCTGCAAGTTCCCGCCCGTCGACCCGGGGTACGCCGCCTGCCTCTCCCGCGCGCGCCGCGACCTCAtcgtcgccaccgccgcctcctccgtCATCGGCTCCTTCATCATGGGCGCCTTCGCCAACCTCCCCATCGCGCTCGCTCCCGGCATGGGCACCAACGCCTACTTCGCCTACACCGTCGTCGGCTTCCACGGCTCCGGCACGCTCTCCTACCGCAAGGCGCTCGCCGCCGTCTTCATCGAgggcctcgtcttcctcctcatctCCCTCGTCGGCCTGCGCTCCAAGCTCGCTCAATTGATCCCCAAGCCCGTGCGGATCGCGTCGTCCGCGGGGATCGGGCTGTTTCTGGCCTTCATCGGGCTGCAGAGCAACCAGGGGTTCGGCCTCGTCGGGTTCAGCACGTCCACGCTGGTCACGCTCGGCGCGTGCCCGGCCTCGCAGCGCGCGTCCGTGGCGCCGGTCATGACGTTCCCCAACGGCACGGTGGCGCTGATGCCCGGCGGCACGGTCTCCGGCGGCATACTCTGCCTCTCCGGCCGGATGACCTCCCCGACCTTCTGGCTCGCGGTGGTCGGCCTCCTCATCATCGCCTTCTGCCTCATCAAGAACGTCAAGGGCGCCATGATCTACGGCATCCTCTTCGTCACCTTCATCTCATGGCCGCGCAACACCGCGGTCACCGCGTTCCCGGACACGCCCGCCGGCGACGAGAGCTTCAACTACTTCAAGAAGGTGTTCGACGTCCACCGCATCCAGTCCACGGCCGGCGCGCTCGACTTCAGCGGCATCGGGCACGGCTACTTCTGGGAGGCCCTCATCACCTTCCTCTACGTCGACATCCTCGACACCACAGGCGGGCTCTACTCCATGGCGCGCTTCGCCGGCTTCGTGGACGACGCCACGGGGGAGTTCGAGGGGCAGTACTTCGCCTTCATGTCCGACGCCACCGCCATCGTCTTCGGCTCGCTGCTGGGGACGTCCCCGGTGACGGTGTTCATCGAGTCGTCCACCGGGATCCGCGAGGGCGGCCGGACGGGGCTCACGGCGCTCACCGCGTCCTTGTACTTCACGGCGGCGCTGCTCATCACGCCGCTGCTCGCGTCGATCCCGTCCTGGGCGGTCGGGCCGCCGCTGGTGCTGGTGGGCGTGATGATGATGCGCGCCGTGGCGGAGGTGGACTGGGAGGACATGCGGCAGGCCGTGCCGGCGTTCATGACGCTCGCGCTCATGCCGCTCACCTACTCTATCGCCTACGGCCTCATCGGCGGCATCGCCTCCTACATGCTGCTCCACTCCTGGGATTGGGCGTGTGAAGCCGCCGGGAGGCTTGGCTGTCGTCCTCGTCGGAAAGTGGGTGGCGGCGAGGCCACGCGAGCCGATACACCAGTAAGTAACGACAGTGCCAGTGGCAACGGGGAACAGGGGAAGAACGTGTCTCACGTGGAATTGTCCTAGTAGCACTTTCTCCTTTTCATTTTCTGCTTGTAGTTATGTTTGTGAATTGTTTTCTTAGAAAGAAGGATCAACTTACAAGTCagcaaaagaaaaaacaaacaatCAAACCACTATGAAGTGACTTGCAGAACGACCGTGCCTTGCTACGGGCTATGCGCCATGTTAACTCTAGCCCGAATCTCACACGAAAACTCGTCCCATGATGCACCTTTCTTTTTTGTGTCGGAACCTCCCCTTCCTGTTCGGTTTCGTGTTGTAGGCGAACATTTTTCACTGGAGCCACCTTCTTCAAAACCAGATAACGTCCACATCATCTTTGTCGTGCATTACAACAGGATGAAAATTCTCATGTTTACAATATAATAGAGTGGGTTAAACTAACACATACTtcctctgtttctttttagtctgcatataaggtttggtcaaagtcaaactttgttaactttgattaagtttatagaaaaatatatcgagattcataatatgaaatcaatattgttagatgcatcatgaaattaattttcataccatatagctttagtattatagatgttgatattttctccaataaagttggtcaaactttacaaagttgagACTTTGAcccaatcttatatgcagactaaaaaggaaccgagggagtactattgACACAAAACAACAAGTAACTATAGAGATCATTCTCAAATGTCTATTCAACACTGCAAATGCACACTGACGTTGGAGACTAGTGCCGACGTGAACATATTCCTAGTCACCAATAAGCTACATCTCCAGTCCACATATGCTAgaaaggataattgttattcttcTCTTTTTCATCCCCCCCTACATCTTATACTCTTAGCCTCTTTGCCAACTCATTTTATGGGCGCCAACCAGCACCACGTTATCATTATTGTGTCCGTCATTGACGCCTCATCTTCTTCTTTCACATTTCTCGTCAGTTTTAGTTCTCGTTCCTACTTATTTTCTAGActactctttctttcttttttcatctTATTTTTTGGAACACTCTTTCTTTCTTCAACACCATGGACAACTTGGTGGCTTTAGTTCTTTTTCCTTCTTGTTTTTGAAACACTCTTACTTTCTACTATAGCATGCCTGGTCAATGTTGTGTCGAGTTCTCCTCACTCATAAACGTTTTGGCATCCATCAGCGTGTGAACATCTTGTAGAGCATACTCATCATCCATCTTGGTAAACGCTAGGTCACCCATTTCTCAAACGCATAGTGGTCGTTGTCCATGTTGGAAAGCGGTGCTCGGCCAATGAGCGCTTTCAAAATGCCCCGATTGACTGCTTGCTTAATTAATTAAGTACACAAATAATTAACGGCCTACCTAATTCCCTGCATGCCTAATTAACTATCAACCAAATCAATTCATTATCTAACTAATTAGAAAAAATCCCTATATCTAATTATCTTTTGGCATAAATAACTGTCTACCTAattaattaattgcattaatgaCTTGATTTCCATGTTAATTCGGTGCAAAAAAAATTGTATTCAAATCAACTAATTAATTGCATACATAATTAACTATCTAACTAATTAATTGCATTAATGGTTTGATTTCCAAATTGATTCAAAAAATACTTTCGCATGAACTTGGAAGATGATGGCGACTACTTTTCAAGGTTTGTGGCTGTGTGCATCTTTGGATGCAGAGCCGGGGGTTTCAACCTTCTTTTCAAAAGAAAAACTTGTTAAGGTTTGTTGGTCTCGCCATCTTCACCCACTGGACCTTGTAtcattttttcttctgaaaaaacCATCATCTATCCACTGGAATTTTTTGCTAGCTTGGACCATAAAGGTTCATCATTAGCGTGTGCACAAACCTCCAAATCACAAACGAATTAGCAATTCCTTTTAGAATTTATATGCTTATAATGTCACTGTAATGCACGGCTATCTTTTAAGTATATATAAATGATTCCCTAAAACGTACATATAAAAGTAGGAAAATGCAAGGAAACAATGGCCGCCATTCGCGAGTCATGATTTGAGTATTATTATTGATGGAGTCACTTTGGATCGGTTAGGCTAGATCATATCCGGTAAACCTACCTTCTCCAGCGGTTGACGAACTCGAGCCAGAGGCCATCGTGGTGAGATGGTCACCACGACAGCGATGACaggaagatggcggcggtggtgtgcttcccgtgagcattgcgctaaccctagatcggtagggaaTATCGGTGGGTTTGAGGCGGCGGCGAACTTCGTCGTCCCTGCCCCaccccccccacccccgccccactgTTTATATAGCATAGGTCATAGGGGCCCACCAACCAataagaggttgggcgcccccgttCAGGGCGCGTGGATCAGGGGTCTGGTGGGTCGTTGGGCCCACATGATGGAGATcgacctaacattctcccccttgatctcaactttacttttaaccttatactttctagtttatttgtttcatcGCATATTGGTACATAGAGTATGTTTCGTCGTCACAGATTAATTGCCGATAGAATCATATAGCTACAACATACGTTCTGTTCAGAAACAAATTATATTCCTTTTGGGCCTATCCAGGAATCATAAAGCTTTCCCTTAAATTCATGccggctaagtgttccttgaacacattgagtggcactagtagaaaaaggctcatttgtcccggttctagagggcccttagtcctggttctggaaccgggaccaaagggtcggtactaaagccctccCCCCCTTTACTCTCGGTttttatacgaaccgggactaaaggccctccacgtgaccgctgtctggagctccacctttagtcccggttggtaacaccaaccgggactaaagttatTTTTACGATAAAAAATTGATTTTTTCAAGATttttaaatttctgaattattttacaatctaatctctaatcacccctcatcactgctcaatttaacctctaatctctaattacccctcatcattccaaatcatctaacttccctgccggtcacccatcctctcactactccagtctgagcacacttaacttccggGTCTATTCCCCATCGTttgcaagtctgcacttgttgttttcctgacaatagtaagatgttaatcatattaacccttaggagtttagcttgagcatgaagttacatgtttcactgtttgagtttaaaactattattccaaaaaacaataattatttagtaacactaatatttcttgaataataagTTTGACCAGAGTTTGactatagtttgaccatagtttgaccagatttgaccaaaattcaaaaaaaatggaataattatttagtaacactaatattcttgaataattatttagtaccactaataattcttgaataagtagtttgaccatagtttgaccagatttaaccaaaattaaaaaactaaaatttgagcataacttttttttccttttagaatttgaggattctaaaaatttgcaaaacaagccgtaggctgtcaaaatcggatgcggattttcgtgctgatttttttgatatattataagggtttttttgacatcgtatgcaaaagatatggccgttttactttttcataacatttttttgcaaaacatgtccaaatttaagtttgtaaattttcctaactagaagATGTAGtaaataactacatctcgaaggattttaatttttgaagtttttatcattttcttttgctttttacaaaactgaatagGCGATtcagggggtagagtttgaaaatgtgacatttagtcccggtttgagacacgaaccgagactaaagggcatcgcaccattactaaggaaaagcctagcagcagcgcgggttttaggtctaTCAGTAGCGCCGGGcagtgcgctactgataaggcgctacagctaacgtgtagcagtagcgcctgccataccacgctactgctatacatggatagctgCAGCACGCTTCTATGGacagcgctactgatattatctgcagcgctttttaaAGGCCAacactactggtaaggcggcgctactgctaacttttaccCATCGCTACTACTAGTTCTATCAGttttttccctgcatatttgttttgtatttgaataggctttatacaaatttgttttgtatttgaatcggctttatacaaatgtaatcatagcatatacataaaaccagtctcatcaaatcatgtcatcatcataatcatcatccaacacaaagtggtctctcgtcatcatctcgaaaatagcaacacaagtctcgattacttgcaaatacatcgtcatccatctaaacaatgatatacgcgagaagagctatcacattGAGTgaaagcggaactatgcagtacatgatttcgtatccctctctcgcattagcgtgaacctaaactaactactgcctgttgctcggaaaccggaaaccggtacaccagggcctgacactccggccactcgtcgtatatatactcctggcgtagcacttcttcgccatcgatgatctatgtacctatatcgtcacatgagtcgatgatatgcaacatatatagttgagcaacagaaagagacagacttagcaaaaatagaaacaacatatcataagcataaataacaaagttcatcgtacccaaaatgccctaactagagtgatcttcgctagtcgaggaggagtacagtttaattacatcacaaataaagtttcaccgtgcataactcaaagttttgtcatatagaaagtatggactaaacggacacattgtcatatatcgacaaacaCTCCACCATGTcgcgccatccatccatgtcagggagatagtccctgaGCTtactgaaaggcttcatgtcgagacgctgagaggctatccatgttcggacgtcttcctgcgatatttgtccttcttcgtagaacatctctGTTTTTtctacgacctccttcatgatgatttgggcaagttcgcgctggatgtgatagaactcagctcgaagtcgatgatcctcgatatctcctacgttctttgcccattgcagactatgggcatcgccggatctaggtgacatgcgaaggttctggtgatcccgtctgcactccagcatgtggtgtaggacatagaatccatcattaagagaatcactcggttgctggatgcagcagaagtctgtcttatggctgaaggcgaccctgccgccccttttcttcttgtccctaacctctccacccagtgattggtagtaaaacatagcactgtcgagaacatccttgatgtgggtgtaatcctttttgtgaatgttcttcgacgagtccaagtaaagagcgtgggagtatcgggggtagagggtgatgaggacggcgcgcccgccgctgcgcaaaataaatacacctcaaattaattagcctccaccatgcaaatgaatgattgaaatcgaagaaaggatatccgcgcggatgacttacatgggatgataaggcacgagaattgcctccttgtccttattggcgaccatgaaactgacgatgtattccctagcgtattcacagtgctttgtgcagactcccaagaaggcctcgtgcatgtagtacgggtcagcaacACAGATATAAGATATCTTCTCaagcccaatgatgtagttcatgtgcaaggcataaagacgGACaaccgtaaaatccagcttcttcacgtgaaacatgtcgaatatgtaatcgaaccgAAGGAAGAACTTATCCACGGGAAAGCAGTCGACGTACGACAATTGCCGCGGAactttaaccacgtagagtgggtatcctgcatctttcgaggcgatgaggtctttctctatccacaacacatcgtcatgaagtctccttagatcgccgtatc encodes:
- the LOC119321437 gene encoding adenine/guanine permease AZG1-like, with amino-acid sequence MTSPIIPRTDDGGQAAATRVGRLNAAVERSWVGRRFRLAARGTTFTTELRAGTTTFLTMAYILAVNASILSDSGATCSVDDCASPSPACKFPPVDPGYAACLSRARRDLIVATAASSVIGSFIMGAFANLPIALAPGMGTNAYFAYTVVGFHGSGTLSYRKALAAVFIEGLVFLLISLVGLRSKLAQLIPKPVRIASSAGIGLFLAFIGLQSNQGFGLVGFSTSTLVTLGACPASQRASVAPVMTFPNGTVALMPGGTVSGGILCLSGRMTSPTFWLAVVGLLIIAFCLIKNVKGAMIYGILFVTFISWPRNTAVTAFPDTPAGDESFNYFKKVFDVHRIQSTAGALDFSGIGHGYFWEALITFLYVDILDTTGGLYSMARFAGFVDDATGEFEGQYFAFMSDATAIVFGSLLGTSPVTVFIESSTGIREGGRTGLTALTASLYFTAALLITPLLASIPSWAVGPPLVLVGVMMMRAVAEVDWEDMRQAVPAFMTLALMPLTYSIAYGLIGGIASYMLLHSWDWACEAAGRLGCRPRRKVGGGEATRADTPVSNESASGNGEHGKGVSHVELS